The Juglans microcarpa x Juglans regia isolate MS1-56 chromosome 2D, Jm3101_v1.0, whole genome shotgun sequence DNA window TCACCTCATGGGAGCATACACTTCAATGCACGGATCCTTTAGCTCGGAAACCATTGCACATGAAGCACATACTCAGAAATTATCGCACGACTACATCTGCCATATACTATAAGATACCTCACCTGCTTATGAAGCCCATGGCGGACCAAACTAGTCGGGCAgacaaaattgataaaattacaCAACTTGCATAAGACTTTTTTGTTCTGCTCAACTCGGATTTTTTTGCTCGGCTCGGTAGGTTTGATGTTTTTGCTCTGTTCAGCTTTCCTGCTCAATTCAACTTTCCTGCTCGGCTAGGCTattctgctctgctctgctgcGTTATTTTGTTCTACGCGGCTAGGTTTTTCTGTTCGGTTTGGTGTTTCTGCTCGGTTCGGCTTTCCTGCTCAGCTATGCTATTCTGCTCTGCTTTGCTGTgctattttgttctgcatggtTTGGCTTCTCTGCTCGATTCGACTTCTTTGATCAGTTCAACTTTTCTACTCGGCTCGATTTTCCTACTTGGCTCGGCTATCCTGCTTGACTCTGCTgttctgctctgctctgctgcGTTATTCTGCTTTGCATTGCTGCACAAACAAGCACAGACTCTCCCTGACTAAACAACAACTCCAGGTTCGTTACTCTCAAAGTTCTATGAATTCTGTTTCTACTAACGAAGTTATTTCTACCATTGGAACGAACTGTCGGGAGCGAAAGATCAAGAACCGCCCTACCTACCAAGAAACAAGCTTGGTCTCTAGATCGGCCATGAAATATAAAGCAtaggaaccgagccatgagctctgatcTACTAATAGCTATTCTCAACGTAGTCATTTTCTTGTCGAGTTTCATGCAAAATGAGATGCGTTCGTGAGGGAGCAGAGCCCTCGTGCTCTACCAACCTATTAAGTGtcaatccacgaagtataaaatacaggaaccgagccatgagctctgacctgctaacagtTATTCTCAACGCAGTTtaaatgacttgccgagcttcATGCAAAGTTACTGGTGCATTGACAGTgatagaatctccatcaacTGAATCTTCATCAACAAAACTGAGTCACTAGACTCTCGCGAGCTCCACATTCACGCTTTATGTGGTCGTGTCCATCTCCCGCACCATTCGAACTCTGCGCTTGCATCATACGCGGTCGAGTCCAAGTCTCACACTATTCGAGCTTCGCGCTCGAGCCTTACCCGGTCGAGTCCATCTGAGGAAATAGGAGCAAAAAGAAACTGAGAAAACATGAGCGAAAAGAACCTGGagaaatagaagagaaagaaaaactgAGAAAATAGGAGCAGAAACAAAACCTGAGGAAATACAAGAGAAAGCAAAAACTGAGGAAATATGAGCAAAAAGAAACTGAGGAAATAGGAAcacaaaaaattttctttttaataccCATAGTCCATAAATTGGGCCCAGCTCTCCAAGCCCTCACTAAGGACAAAAAGGGAGACTAGGAAGAGATAAGAAGGGACAAGAGAAAGATGAAGGCTGCAAATGTCAGAGGGAGGTAGGGGACAAGAGGGATATGAGAGGCTATAAAGTGTCAGAGGATCAGGGGGAGAAGGCAAAGGGTTCACGCAAAGGAGACTTGCCAACTCAAAGCAGCCTGTCATGTACAGTAGAGGGGTCAGGCAAGCCTATAAAAGGGAATGTCCAAACAACATTAAAGGGGATGACTGAACTAATGAAATATATAGAACGACGTGGAAGAGACGAACGGATAAATAGGGATTTTTGACAAATAGGAAGAGCTCCAACCTTCTTTATATAGTGAGACATGAGGATCTATGAgtgattgtaaatatatatattatattggagactTCTCTCCCCAAacccccgtggacgtaggcatattgctgaatcacgtaaatcttggtgtcatctcttttttatttttataacgcTTATTTTCCATTCACCGCTATGGACGTACAAAATACCACTGTATAGCCACCGCTGGGGGCTCTGAAAAATTCACATCGCGGCACTACTTGCATGGATTTGCCCAGgcctgcgaaacacgacatcaacaataaatttatttattcagcAACACTAATCCACATTGGCGTGAcaatagccaaaaaaaaaacacctgcCCACTTTGGACGATTAGATCAATTTATTTAAGATAAGATCATAAGATTAGCATTGTTcaactattaaaattattaatttatcaaatattcaaactctataatttaatttatattttaagtttcaatcatatcaactcatagatcttcctttctcaaaataataataataagaaaaaaaaactaagagatTTTTCTTATCTTCGATCAAACTTTAACAAAGTATCTTCCCTTGAAAAAATAGAGttataaattttagataattatgattaaaataataatttattctatactttttaattgttaattttgagatgatgtgattaaattaaagtgaatttttattaataataattatattaaagttGTATATGAATAGTAACTCTCTAGTTACCTGAGAAAATAACAAGACAAATgatattatatctttaatttatacCACTAACTCGTgacttattaaaattttaaaaaatatatatttaaaataaaataatatatatgtttttaattttttaataaatcatatcacaCCGCATTATtatataagagaataaaataagtgatataatttttttttattatggaaacaactcatttcattaatgataAGTTACAATTGTGACTTATCAGTACATGAAAAATTCAGACTATAAACCAAACTACGTATCAGCTCTGAGgcttccccacacacaaattcttttgtggcggacattgtcttaacttctaaaaactctctcctaacagAGAAAGCGCTATGTAAAAACAGAACTTCACGACCCCCTCTGTCCTCTTAGGGAGGAAGAGTACGAGATACTGCTATGGACATTAAATTCAATAGCCTGTCTTTATTATAATactaactaaaataacaaaaaactacaaataaaaacacataaccaACTACAAAGCCACAATCACTGGCTTGAACCCGGACATCACGCCTACCGCAAGTATCGGCAACTCAAGCCCTGACGACACGAGCACCCAGCTCACGCACGGACAAACAGCCTCCACTGCGCAGGCAGCACCTACGCACGAGTATTGGCCATTCAAGCACCTACCGTAACATCGCCCGCCTCTCTCGAACACAGCTCTTGCCCCATATTGCGTCCGATCCAAAGGCTCAACACCTCACtcgggtttaaaaaaaaaaaaaactgaacaatGAAACGAATGAACAGTGCACATAGCATCGACAGTGGCGCGTGCAGTTCACTGGTCACTCTGGAAGGAAAGTCGATAGTCAAACTTAGAAGTCCCGATGTTGAGGATTCCGGAGAAGCCGAGAGTGGCGTCGGTAGAAGGCTCCCCAGTGGCGCGTGATGGACACATGCAGATGAGATCCGAAAACTTCCTCCCGCGCGTGCGGGCTACGCTCCACTCCGATGGACGCCGAAttcggtggtcttgaagatcggcggctgGGCATCGTCCTAGTGGAGCGCGTGTTGAAAAGCGACGGCTGAAAAGACCCGAACGGCAATTCTCTCTTATTTGGcctaaaaacacaaaaactaaacaaaaaaaaaaaaaacaaacaacacAGACAATAGGAGAAGGGAgcgaaagaaaaagagatgagGGGGGAGGAGCTCTCGCTAATTCTGAGTCTGTGAGGGTTTAGGGAGAATGGAGAGATTTTTTCTAGTGAGAGAGGGGAATTTGtagatatataaatgatataaattagtaacgtgatagcattactcaaataataatttccgaagagAATGACAGTTTTACGAGATTAACCTGACAGGATCATCTTACGTGATTTTCCTGGGCTGTCCCCACCCCACTGTCCGGAAATCCCATTTTTTCCAGAGGGTCATCTTACGTAATTTTCTTCAGATTCTTGACTCCTTCAGTCgtctcacttttctctttttcggCGTCCTGGATCAAATGTTCGTATCCTCGGATCACCGAAACGATAAAATTTGTACCAAAAGCTATGTTCTTAAAAAACTGTAAATCTTTTGGGTCCATTTCCTCATCCCAATCACTGTAATTCCGATCCAGATTCCTACCGATCCCTCGATCGGATCTCTTAATTTGATCTTTCTTAGTCCGATTCACTCTTTCCTCTGAGGATTTATTCCAATTTTACGCCTGTGTTTCTTGATTTCGAttctagggttagggtttctgaaaaattgtgggAAACTTTTCGATTTCGTTAACCTGTAAATCTTAGTGCGTGTATGGCTTTACGATGATCCAAATCCATCTGGGTTGTTCGTAATTCCCCGGATTCTTTTGAAAACTTGAGCAGTTTTTTGGATTTCCTcgaacttttcattttttaaattatttgtatcAGTATATTTGGATACAAGTTGTATTATATATCTTGATTTCTTATAAACCTGTGCTTCTTCCTTTGAAACTAGGATCTAGAACTTTGAGGATTTGGGGGTTCTATAAACTGGGTTttgatttgtctttttttatttgctcaCCTCCCCATCCgttgctatttttctttttcagtaaCTCTCCAGGTTACACCAGAGCTTGCAGCTGaggtataattttattgttattaatttagtaaaagttatttttgttattttaatgtaggtgcttatttttaataagtaaaaataagtTCAAATCATATAATTGCAATACTGATTAAGCatcagaaaaattctatattggaaagaaaaaggaacgAAATAGACTTAAAGAAAACGATACACGACATTCAAATATGTTCTTTGTTTGTAatgtttcaaatattttgatcaGAATGAGTTAGCGTACTTGATTTTCAGAAAATAGGGAAAGGACATATTAAgtcaagaaattaaatattttgtggacTACTAATGGGAATTGGTTCTCGTGGATAACTCTGGAAATTGTAGCCATAAACTGTAGCATGTGTAGGATAATTATTCCAGTTGGTGTGTATTATATTTAGATGGTAAGAAGGCACTTATCAAAACGATTGTAAGAAGTAAGAATGATGATACAAAGTTGACGCCTTCTCATTTTTAATTGGAATTTCACATCATGGAATTTGGTGGTCCGTTTTTTAAGAAGATGGGTCAAAACATAAAGATGTACATCAATTGAATGTAGGCTTGAATTGAAACTTATATTTGGTTCCGTGATGTCAGTGTCAGCTCTAGAGTTCTAGTGGTATTTAGCTACCCTTAAATCATACTGGCCGACAATAATTATCATTTCATATTTGCATTTGTAAATCTCAGCTCTTTATCCTATTGGAAAATATAAGGTTTCTTATTTAGCTGCTTATAGCATTTTTGTTCTGATTGCTTTGAATAAGtgaatttgattttttgaaatatacaTTAGCTTGAATTAAATACTTGGACCAAATGACATTCCTTCTCCCAGAAATTGTGAGTTGGGGAGTGATGTCACAGGTATAAGAGTtttgatttacccaaaaatagaaaataaaaaagaaatcattatttTCTTCCTATTTTAAAGTACCCGGTTTACTAATCTCTGCTTCACATGAAATCTACAATTACTATGAACTTTGCATATATTTAATGTTTTGACTCTCTCAAGCTAATTCTGGCTTGTAGGGCAAAAATGATGCACAAGCGGCCTTTTGTTGACGAGGATTCTTATGATATTGCTTCTAAGCAACCAAGATTGGAGGAACATGCTAGTCAGGTTGCTCATACTATCGACACCGACACGGTCTCTTCTATCAATGCTCCTGAGAAGCCCCAAACAGGTAATATATGgttgatattttcatttaagttgTTGGAGATTCTTGGTGAgggaaaattatatatttttttgtgtcaTCCCAACTGGTCTTGCTATAAATAAGATGCATTTGATAGTTTTGTGCATATAACAACTTGGCGAAGTTGCCTTAGATACTGAAGTATTTAGAATTTCTtgcttaagttttttttttttttttttttttttttccttttacaaacACACAATGTAaagatcccccccccccccccccccccccccaaaaaaaaaaaaaaaaaatcattacaagttCTTGATACATCGGTTGGTGTTATTAGATGGATTTTGAGTAAGgaatcttgtgtacttgggctttgcttagatttctattaacaaaattatttactTAGCAACAAAAAAATGGTGACTTAGTTTGTGTTTTTTCACATATATAGTTACTTTGAATCAAACAACAGGTCGTGGCTGTGACTTTCTTTGtggtaaaattatttgaaaaatctttatatatctttttttccaCTGACAAATAAACTTGCATTGGACCTTTCTCATTGAATTTCTTATCACTTGCATATCTTTCATCAATCACATCAGGATTAATGCCACCACggtttattgtttatatttcaattcagttttaaACCTGACCTAATTCCCATATGAAGATGGTGAAGGTGGGGCCAAGTTTACTAAATTTCAAGACGAAGGCAGGCTTGTAAATGACTCAGCCACTGAAGTCTCAATTGAGACCAAGGTACTAGAAACTGGTGTTTCTAGCAGCATTTCCAATTTTTTGTGGGTTAACGAAAGAATTATTGGAGCTGATGTTAGATCAGAGGCAGCAgctcatttatcattttttccagAATTTTTTCAACCTGGACACCAGCTAAAAGCTTTATATCACTCTGATGAGCTCTATTCATCCCTTTTCAATTGTCCTCCTACAAAGCCTGTTTCTGTTGGACCAGAGCATCAAGCTTTTGTTCCAGAATGGGGTGTACAGCCTCTGAATAACTCTTCACATCTGGATCAGTCAGATGGAGGCCTTTTCATTGATGATATTAATGAGATGCTGATGGGTAAATGTGTTATTCCAATGCCTGACCTTGAAGCATCTACAAACTCTTGCTATGAAAGTGGCCAAACCAGACATGACTGTAGGTGCCTTGATGAGGGTTCTGTAAGGTGCGTGAGACAACATGTAATGGAAGTCAGAGAGAAGCTAAGGGAAAATCTTGGCCGTGAGATATTTGAGGAGTTGGGGTTTGGTGAGATGGGAGAGGAGGTTGCGAAGAAATGGACTTTAGAGGAAGAACGGGCCTTCCATGAGGTTGTCCTTTCTAACCCTGCTTCATTGGATAAAAACTTTTGGGAGCATCTCTTGGCAGTTTTCCCTTCTCGGACAAAGAAGGATCTTGTTTGCTATTATTTCAACATCTTTGTACTTCGGAAACGTGCTGAGCAGAATAGATTTGATCCGCTAAACGTTGATAGTGACAATGATGAATGGCTGAAGAGTGAACTCGAACCACTAGAGGAAGATGAAGACTCTGTGGTGGAGTCTCCTTTTGATCAAGCTGCTGCCGTATATTATCAGGAAGATCAAATTGATTTCCTTGAAGACATTGAGGTTGGGGAAGAGGTGAATAATTGTGAAGATGGTGCTGACATTGTAAGTTGCAGGGTTGGATCCGACGAAGAGGATGAAGGAGATATAGATGATATTTCAGGGACACATGTTACTAATTCCGTTGGTGATTGTCGTGGTGATGTTGATTTAGAGCTTTGTGGTAAAATTTCCTGTAGTAATGGTGAGGATGATGTTCAAGATGACTCCTGCACATCATACGAGTGTCAGCAGGGCAGGGTCGATACTTGTGGTCCACCtgatgcaaggattgatgctaGAGAGTCCAGTGAAGAATGAAACACTTGAAGATGCATCTTAGAAAATAGTTGAGTGGTTGATCACATTCCATCATACATTTATGAGCCTTGCAATAGTGAATGGTAGGTGGGCAAGAGTTGATTTTACCCATATGCAGTTTGGATGAAGATGTTTCCTTTGAGGAATCTTGCATGATGGCAGGTGCCAAGTATCAAATGCAGCCGATTGTTTCCTCTGGTTCTCTTATTCCCATCAAAAGACAGCTATCAAATACAACTGACTGTTCCCTCTGGTTCGCTCGGTACCATATTAGTCATCCGGGGCATCACTCGTTCCATTCCTTTCAAGGGTCGGATggaattttatacaaaatttcaaagaGATGGCTAATTCAGTTTTCCTTGTAAGATCATATGCGCGTTGGAAGAGGTAGAACCATTTAGTATATTCTCAGGAAATCATTGATCTCCGTGAGTGTCAAATAAATACTAAGAAATTTTGCATTGAAGTTAGCATCTTGCAGAACACTCATCTGCAAAAACCAAATCCTGTTTATCTTTATCAGGATTAGCTTGAGAATGGCATGTGACTCATTTCTGAATGCCAAAGGGCTTCGATGAATCTTTGTAGCACGCACAGGCGATGCTCtttcttgtatatgtctcgTATACTTGGGGTTTTTCCTTGCTCtttcttgtatatgtctcgTATAATTGGGATTTTTCCTTTCGTCTGGGtcaaattgattatttttgtcatgttttgctattgatttatttatcaGTGACTATGCGTCTTATCCCTATGCTTAAAACTCTGCTGTCTGGACGGCTACTGAGCATGACAAATGTCAAAAATCCTCACCATAGTCTTGTATTAAGCTTTCCTAGGTACTTCTGCCAACAATATACAGCTATATTCTCCCAATCAGCTCCAGATGATCCAAAATATTATGTACctggaattttcttttctttttcttttcgtttcctTTTTCGCATTAAGAGCGTAAATGACATTAAGGCCACCATCTCTTTCGCAGACAAGTTCTGTTTCCTGAAATGATCAGAAAAGAAAACTTATTTCCATCAGAAAGACAACGCAAGGAAAAACcgatctgaaaataaaaaaagtattcttTTATTTCCGATCATAAAAGAATAGtagctaaaaaataaatattttttttagtgttagATATATTCATGGATTGTGCAAATactgttaatttcttttgaaaaagaatgtagttcactattaaaaaattaattttttatatagatcttatatttatttatttttttttttaaaaatacgaACTCTTACACACTATAACTGAATATGATTAGCATGAGGCTGATCTAGCCAACTTGGTACTCAGGACGGCCGGCTACATGTTTCCTGGATCTGAGATTCTGAGCCATGTTGGCCAGGCTGTTAATGCCTCTCTCAAGTCACTACTAACAAAGAAAATCCTCAGAATCTCCCATCTGCTAACAccttaaaagaaataaacaattcagGATTGATGCAACAGCTTAATTTAACTTGTCAAAGTTTTCTTAGACCTCATCTTGGCTTCATTCCCAAAGAAAATAGTTTGACCtaaattcatataatattaGTACATTCTGATGGCATAGGTGACTGCAGACTCAacattccataaaataaaatcaatatattcAACCATGAAGTTACTTACACCTTAAACCCCATGATGTCCTTTGAGTGCAATTGATTGAGTATTAACTCTTTTTCCAAGTGAAGGAAATCACAAAGAATAAAGAGTGGCGGCTGGTCCTCTGGAGCCTTTTGTGTGGGGTATGCATCCCTAAGAGCAAGACAAAAATTAAGGAATGGAATGGATGCAGACTGTTGGTTTCAGTGTGGCATTCATACCTAAGAACATGATCTGATGGAAAAACCTAGGCCGTTGGATGAAAGTAAGTCCCAAAGGAAAATGGGTGTCAGTTTAATtagtgtttattattattactttcatGAGTTCACGAGGAGTTGGATTGAAGTAATCTCCTTTTATCTCACTTTGTTTGGTGACCTTCATCTTTTGTCACCTTCTTGGATTTTGTACTTCTAAAACAACactcatttttcttgtcttgatgaatttacaataaagaaagatgaattttattttcactttgtCGCTACATTGCTATGCCCTGATTGACATAATCCTTAGCTTCCAAAATCGAGGTCTGGAATTCGAAAC harbors:
- the LOC121248305 gene encoding uncharacterized protein LOC121248305; the protein is MMHKRPFVDEDSYDIASKQPRLEEHASQVAHTIDTDTVSSINAPEKPQTDGEGGAKFTKFQDEGRLVNDSATEVSIETKVLETGVSSSISNFLWVNERIIGADVRSEAAAHLSFFPEFFQPGHQLKALYHSDELYSSLFNCPPTKPVSVGPEHQAFVPEWGVQPLNNSSHLDQSDGGLFIDDINEMLMGKCVIPMPDLEASTNSCYESGQTRHDCRCLDEGSVRCVRQHVMEVREKLRENLGREIFEELGFGEMGEEVAKKWTLEEERAFHEVVLSNPASLDKNFWEHLLAVFPSRTKKDLVCYYFNIFVLRKRAEQNRFDPLNVDSDNDEWLKSELEPLEEDEDSVVESPFDQAAAVYYQEDQIDFLEDIEVGEEVNNCEDGADIVSCRVGSDEEDEGDIDDISGTHVTNSVGDCRGDVDLELCGKISCSNGEDDVQDDSCTSYECQQGRVDTCGPPDARIDARESSEE